In Neospora caninum Liverpool complete genome, chromosome Ib, one DNA window encodes the following:
- a CDS encoding srs domain-containing protein — protein MKTAVLTFAAILGVASLAPQLIHCSASSNTTTEVQQCSGEKLELTGGAKVSLKFQCATGQTLKPTDDKVYEYTDTCNTNKTHKLADLVPGSQLASSQATAQAMRKGRASGDDQQVYTLTLGDAPQEKQVFCYRCEANGDGGRQTGKTPCSVVVTVPQSGSSGAAEIGVTTAVLTGAVVLGTFAMH, from the coding sequence ATGAAGACTGCCGTCCTCACATTTGCTGCTATACTGGGCGTGGCTTCTCTGGCGCCTCAGCTAATTCACTGCAGCGCGTCTTCGAACACAACAACTGAAGTCCAGCAATGCAGCGGAGAAAAGCTGGAACTGACTGGAGGAGCAAAGGTATCTCTGAAGTTCCAGTGCGCCACCGGGCAAACACTGAAGCCAACTGATGATAAGGTCTACGAGTACACGGACACGTGCAACACCAACAAAACCCACAAACTTGCGGACCTCGTTCCTGGATCCCAGCTAGCAAGCTCTCAGGCAACCGCACAGGCGatgagaaaaggaagagctTCGGGCGACGACCAACAAGTTTACACTCTCACGCTCGGCGATGCACCACAAGAAAAGCAAGTCTTCTGCTACAGGTGCGAGGCGAACGGCGACGGAGGGCGacaaacaggaaaaacaCCGTGCTCCGTGGTCGTCACCGTACCCCAATCTGGATCCTCCGGCGCAGCCGAGATTGGAGTGACAACCGCGGTGTTGACTGGCGCGGTTGTCCTAGGAACCTTTGCCATGCACTAA